Below is a window of Burkholderiales bacterium DNA.
AGTCTCGTCAGGATATGGCCGCCGGTTGCGGTTTCTCGTGTTTGACGATTCAAACGGGAAACTCATTGGTCTGTTCGGTCTCGGAGACCCCGTCTTTGCCTTGGGACCAAGGGACCGCTGGATTGGTTGGTCGCACGAGGCGAAGCGACGCCGTCTGCAACATGTCATGGACCTCTTCATCCTAGGTGCCGTGCCGCCCTATTCGCAGCTCCTGTGCGGCAAGCTCATCGCCCTCCTCGCCACAAGTTGGGAGGTGCAGCAGGCGTTCCGGCGGAAATATGGAGGGCAGCGATCGTATATTCGTCGGCAGCGTTTGGATGGACGCCTGGCTCTTCTCACGACCACGTCGGCGCTCGGACGGTCGTCCCTCTACAACCGGTTGGTGTATCGAGGAACCCCTGTGTTCTCATCGGTTGGCTTCACGCAGGGATTTGGGGAATTTCACTTCATCAACGGCCTCTATCATGACCTGCAGCGATTGGCGCTTGCCCACTGCGAGGCCACAGCGAAGCACAAGCGGTGGGGTGAAGGATTCCGAAACCGGCGCGAACTGCTCCGCAAGGCGCTCCCGCTTCTTGGGTTGTCCCGCGAACTGGTCTATCATGGCGTGCAGAGAGAGATTTTCCTTGCTCCACTGGCCAGCAACACGCGAGAATTTTTAATTAATGAGCATCAGCGGCTCTATGCCTACCGCCGCAGGGCATCGGAGCTCTTCGCCTGGTTTCGAGAGCGGTGGTTGCTACCGCGAGCGATGCGCGACGACAGTTACCGCAGCTTCGAGCCGGAGAGCTACCGATTGTGGAATCGCAGATGAGCGCCGGCACGAACGAGCAAACCCCGTTCTCAGACCTGCCGGCGGCGCTGGTCGAGGAGGTGCTCGGGCAGACTAAGGCGGTCGCCGACAGCCTGCTCGCGTCGTTCCAGAAGATCCGCGCAGACCGCGGTGCGCTGCGCGAGCAGCTGCTCAAGTCCGGGCGGGTGATCTCCGAATCCTCGCTCGGCTACCCGCCGCTGCCCACCACCTGCGCCGCCGACGGCTCGTACGCCATCGAACGACTGCTGACCACGGATCTCGCTGCCGCCGCCGCGGTGGCGGTCGAGGGGCTGACGCCGCCGTCTGAGAAACGGCATTGGGACCTGCCGCGACATAAGACGTTCATTGCCGCCGAGCCGCACCAGGAGGACACGGCAACCGTGCTGCGTGCCGTGATGCTCGGCGAAGAGCTTCGCTTGGCCACGAACGCGCCGCACGACGTAGTGATGCTCGACGGCACCCTGACCCTGCCGGTCATCTACTTCAACCAGGCGCTGAACAAGGCACCAGAGGCGAAGGATTTGCGCTGCTCGCAGGAGTTCCTCGGACACTGCGCCGAGTATCTGCGCGCTTATCTCACGCTCTTGCGCTCGGAGCGGTCGGACAAGCAACATGTTGCCTTGCCCAAGTACTCGACCCGGCGGGAGATCGGCACGGCACTGGGCTGGCCGTCCGGCCACGACGACCGGGGCATGCTCACGCTGCTGCTCAACCCGGGTGAACTGACCAAGCCGATGCCCCTCGAGCATCCGCGCGACGCGCAGGGCAACATCACCTGGCATCTGAACACGGGCAGCCTGCCGGCCGAGATCAGACGAGAGGCAAACCCCCTCGCCGACGAGATCGTCTCGGCCCTCGGTAGCGTGCACGTCTTCTACTACAAGCCGCAGGAGTGGCTGCCGGCGCTCCGTGTCGAGGCCGCAGCCAGCATCACCGACAACACCCACCGGCTGGCCACCGTCGTCCAGGGCCTGAAGCACCAGAGTGCTACGCCGTCTATGCTTGAGCCATACCCGATCTACCTCGCCGACCGCACGGTCAAGGCGCTGGCGCGGGCGATCCCGGCGTTCCGACAAGTCACAACCCAACAGATCTCTGAGAAGTACGGTGGGGATATCGGCGAAGTGTTCTTTGCGATGCATGGCTACCGGAGCGAGGCAGGGAGGTAGGAGCATGGCCGCAGCCGACAAGGATCTGGAGAAAATCATCAACGAAACGGAGCGGCTCGGCGTCGTCGGGTCGCCGTCGTCTACCGCCCAGCTCGCGCTCGACATCCTCGGCTCCGCGGTCATGCGAAAGCTGGTGGGTGAGCTGGCGCTGTTCCGCTTTTCCCAGGACACCAACCCCCACTACGCGCTCGGGCAGATCACCGAGGTGCAACTGCGCAACATCTGGCACGAGGATCCGACGATGCGCAGCCTGATCCGCCAGCGGGGGCGGGTGGATGCGGTCAGCGAGCGCCAGGACACGCATCTCGGGCAGATGGTGATCAGCGCGGTCTTCAGGAAAGGCGGTCCCGCGGGCTACGAGCCCAGCATCCTGGGGACGGTCCCTGCGACCGGAACCCCGATCCATCTGGTCACCGACGAAGTGCTCGACGAACTGCTGCGCCCGTACCGCGACCAGATTTTCTACCTTGGCCATGTCTACGGATCGAAGCCACGGTTACCACTCTGGTTCAAGCACTTCGACAGCGGGCCGGACGGCGCCGGCGAGGCGTACCACCTCGGCATCTTCGGCAAGACCGGCTCAGGCAAGTCGGTGCTCGCGAAGATGATTCTGCTCGCTTACGCGAGGTACCCGAAGATGGCGCTGCTCGTGATCGACCCGCAGGGCGAGTTCGCGCGGGACATGAAGAAGGGGGGCACGAGCGGCGAATTTGCGCTGCCCGTAGGTGATGTCGCTCGCAAGCTCGGGAAGCAGCCCGTTACCCTCACCATTCGCAATCTCGTGCTCGACCGCTGGGAACTCTTCGAGCAGATCCTGTTCGAGTCGCAGTTCTTCGAGCGGCTGACCGTGCCCAAGGGGGAGAACCGCGAACTCGCCTGCGGGATTCTCTCGGACAAGCTGCAGAAAGGCAAGATCAAGCTCGCCGAGCTGCATCAACGTAAGTCCTTCGACGCCGCCTGGAAACTGCTGCAGGATGACAAGGTCCAAAAGGTTTTCTACCGGACCGAGGCATCGCGCGCCCGCTTCGACACCGCGCTGCATGAAGCCGATCCCGAAGAGTTTTTCAACGACTACTGGGGGCCGGTGGCGGAGCTGTTTCGCGAGGACCGGCAGGGGGCGAAGAGCATCAACAAAGCGCTCGCTTGGCTCTTGTCGCTGACCAACGACGACGGCTCCGCCCGTGACAACCGGCCGATCCTGGTGATCGATCTTTCCAAAGAACAGGCGAAAGGCTTGTTCTGGAACGACAAAATTCAGTCACTCGTCATCAAGCGGCTGCTCGACGGACTTGCCCAGACCGCCGAGTACTTCTACAAGGAAGGTCAGAGCCTCAATGCGCTCGTCGTGATAGACGAGGCACATCGTCTGGCTCCCCGAGAGCTGACGAGCGATGATGACGCGGCAAAAGGCGTGCGGTCGGTCCTGATCGACGCTGCCCGGACGACGCGCAAGTACGGCCTCGGGTGGCTGTTCATCAGCCAGACGCTGTCAAGCTTGCACCCCGAGATCCTCCAGCAGCTCCGCATCTTTTTCTTCGGGTTCGGGCTGGCGCTCGGGCAGGAGTTTCAGTCCCTGAAGCAGCTCGTCGGCTCGTCCGGCACGGCGCTCGATCTCTACCAGCTCTTCCGCGACCCGCACTCGGCGTTCGACGCCAAGAGCCGGCAGTACTCGTTCATGACCATCGGACCAGTCAGCCCGCTTTCTTTCTCGGGGAGCCCCCTGTTCCTGAACGCCTTCAACACCGTCGAGGCGTTTCTCGACGCGAACGATTTGAGTAGCTGAGAGGGATCGGTACATGGCACGGAAAAAGAGCAACGGTCCGAAAGTCGAGAAGAAGGTCACCCGCTACACCTACGACGAGATCAAGGAGCCGCGCACGCCCGAGACCGGGCACACGCCGCTGCTGCCAGCCGACGAGCAGGTCGTGACGCTGCCGATGGACAACGGCTGGAGCAAGGCCGTCGTCGTTGGCAAGCTGCCCGACGGTGACGAGCGGCCGGTGGTCGTGGACATGGACCCAGCGGCCGATCCGGTGCTCTTCTGGGCGGGAAAGCGTAACAAGCGCGAGGTGCCGGTGCTGCCGCTCCAGCGGAACGAGATCGTCTCCGAGTCGCGCATCGCGCAGATCATCGAGCGGGCGCGGAAGGTCGCCGAGGAGAAGTCGGGCGCGGCGCGGCAGGGGCACCTCTTCGCCGACCTCGAGAAGCAGCTTCGCGAGAGCGACCGAACCAAGCGCGTCGAGTTCTACACGCACGAGGAGGGCTGGAAGAACAAGCTCATCTGCGGCGATTCGCTGCACGTGATGGCGTCGCTCCTCCACTACGAGAACCTGCGCGGCAAGGTGCAGATGATCTACATCGACCCGCCGTACGGCATCAAGTACGACTCGAACTTCCAGCAGCGTGTGGATTCGACGAAAAACGATCCCGACGACCAGGCCGACGACGTGCTCACCATCAAGGCGTTTCGCGACACGTGGGCACTCGGGATTCACTCGTACCTGTCGTATCTGCAGGAGCGGCTGTACCTGTGCCGGGAGCTGCTGGCGGAGACGGGAAGCCTCTTTGTCCAGATCAACCAAGAGAATCTGCATCTTGTGAAGGCGCTTCTGGCAGAGGTTTTTGGGGCAAAGAACGAACTCGCTGTAATCGCTTTCCGCAAAACGTCTGGGTTCTCCAGCACTCTACTTTCAGTAGTCTGTGATTACCTCGTGTGGTTTGCGAAGGACGTTCAAACCGTCAAGTATCGGCGGATTTACCAAGCAAAGGCAGTTAGTGATGAAGGTTCGGCATACGTGTTTGTCGAGTTGCCGGATGGGTTTCGAAGGCGTTTGACGATCGAAGAGATCGAAAACATTGAAAAACTTCCCGAGGGCTGGCGCATCTACCGGCTCAGCGACCTAAGCGCGCAGGGTGAAGCGAAGGAGCCGCAACCTTTTCAGTTTGAAGGTGTCACCTACTACCCATCGCCAAATAGCCATTGGAAGACGCGCGTTGAGGGACTGGCACGTTTGGCAGAAAAGCGTCGCATCGAGGCTACGGGTAAGCGGCTGTCGTACGTTCGCTATGCTGATGATTTTCCGGTATCCCCGATTTCGAACATCTGGGATGACACTGTGATCAGTGGGTTCGCCGACCCTAAAGTCTATGCCGTCCAGACATCTCCCAAGGCGATCCAGCGCTGTATACATATGACGACTGATCCAGGTGACTTGGTCTTCGATCCAACGTGCGGAGGGGGCACGACCGCATGGTGTGCGGAAACGACTGGGCGCCGCTGGATCACCTGCGACACCTCGCGCGTCGCCATCAACGTCGCTCGCCAGCGGCTGCTTTCCGCGACCTTCGAGCACTACAAGACCCGCAACGGCAAGGTCTCCGGCAACTTCATTTACAAGACCGTCAACCGCGTGACGCTGAAGAGCCTCGCCTACGACCTCGAGCCCGAGAAGGTCGAGCTCGTGGACCGGCCCGAGGTGGACAAGGACGCGATCCGCGTCTGCGGTCCCTTCGAGGTGATGTCGCTTGGCCGCTACTCGGTCGAGGACTGGAAAGGTTATGTCGTCCGCGAGCCGGGGATTGGCGAGCCGGCGAAGCTCGAGAACTACATCGAAGTGATCAGCCGCCTCTACCGCAAGGACGCGGCGATCCAGGGCGCGAGCGGGCTCGTGCACGCGGTGGCGGAGAACGAGAAAGAGAAAATCGCGATCTCGGTCGGCCCGCTCTCGGGGCGCGTCACCGCCAAGAGATCAACGACGCCGTCCAGGACGCGCTCGCCTCAGGCATCCTCGAGGTGCATGTGCTCGGCTGGGCCTTTGAGGCGAACGTAGGCGAGGTGAAGTCGGCGCTCGAAAAACGCGGCAAAGTGAAGGTGGAACTCATTATGATCCGCCCGGACACGCTCGCCGAGGGTCTGAAGGCGACACAGCCAGAGATGCTCTTCTCGCCGCTCGCGCTGCCGGACATCGAGATCAAGACCGAGAAGAACGGCAAGGAGAAGCAGGTGCGCGTGACCCTCAAGGGGGTCGCGCTGTTCGATCGCAAGCACCGGCGCACGGAGTACAAGCACGCCGGTTCGGGCTACGTCTCGGCCTGGTACCTCGACGAGGACTACGACGGCGACTGCTTCGTGGACTGCCAGATGTTTTTCGACTTCCGGAAGAAGCCCGCGCTCTCGAAACTGGGGGTCGAGGTGCCGGACGACGAGTTCACGTTGAAGCTCACGTCCGATCCGTTCCCGGTTCGCGGCTACAAGCGCATCGCGGTCAAGGTCGTGGACGTGTACGGCAACGAGTCGGTCGTCGTGCGGGATCTGGCAACATGACCGGAAAGCGCGTGGTCATGAGTGCGCATGCACGCTGGCGCGCGCAACGGCGCGGTGTCGAAGAAGCCACCGTTATCGAGATCGCCACGGTGCCCGAGCAGGTCATGGCCGTGCGACCCGGACGGGAGATCCGCCAGGCGCGCCGCGGCGATCCGAAGTCAGGCCGGGAGTACGTGGTCCGGGTGGTCGTGGACACGGGCGCCGAAACGGATACCGTCGTCACAGTCTACCGCTCAAGTAAACTGGATAAGTACTGGAGGACGTCATGAAGGTGACCTATGACGCTGAAACCGATACCTTGACCATCGTTTTTCGCGACGTGCCCATCGCGGAAAGCGACGAGGACAAGCCGGGTGTCATCCTCGACTATGACGCAGCGGGCAACCTCGTCTCGATCGAGGTCCTGGACGCCTCCAAGCGCGTTGAGGAGCCGCGGTCGGTGACGGTAGCGACGACTGGATAGGCAGCGCATGGCCTACGTCGTTGACCGGGTCGTCATCTGCGACGCCTTCCGTGAGCCAGACGCGCACTACGAGCTGCTGCCCGGCGGCCGCTCGAGGCGCGTCGCGGGGCGCCGGCCCTCGATGCGCTTACGCGCGTCGGCCAAGGATGTCAAGGGCGGCATCGCCGGCGTGGTCGGCAAAGAGGCTGGGCTCTTCGACGACCTGTCCGCCTCAGCCGCCGAGAAGAACGAGTTCGTCAACCAGCTCCGCGACAAGGTGCGCGCCTGGCGTGAGGACGGCTGGCCGGGCACGGCGGTCGTCACGCGGCGGCTGCTGGAGTGGTGGTTCGAGCGCGATGAAGAGCGCAAGGCGGTCGGCAAGCGTTTCTTCTTCTGCCAGCAGGAGGCGGTCGAGACGGTCATCTACCTGTACGAGGTGAAAAACCGCTACAAGATGCCGGGAACGAATGACCTCTTGCGCTACGCGCTCAAGCTTGCCACCGGCACCGGCAAGACCGTGGTGATGGCGCTCCTCGTCACCTGGGCGACGCTGCACAAGCGCAAGGTGAGCGGCTCCTCGCTCTCAGCGAACTTCCTCGTGCTGGTGCCGAACCTCACCGTGCGCGACCGCGTGAGCGGCATGCCGCGCGGCGACGGGCTCGACCCGGCCGGCGAGCATAATCTCTACGATGCCTTCGAGATGGTACCGCCCGAGTACCGAGAGGAGTTCCATCCGAACGTGCTGGTGCGCAACTGGCAAGGGATCCTCCTTGAGAACAAACGCGAGGACTGGATCGGCGAGGGCGAGGTGCCGCTCGAAGAGGGGCGCTTCATCCCGCAGGCGGTGCTGCGCGCGATGCAGCGGCGCGCCCGGCAGGACCCGAACGCGCCGATCCGGCGGCTGCTCGGTGGCTGGCGCGACCTCGTGGTGATTAACGACGAGGCACACCACGTCTATGGCGAGAAGCGGACGAAGAAGGGCGAGGATCCCGAGTACATCAAGTGGAGCAAGATTCTCGAGTGCATCAGCAAGGCCGCGCGTGTGAGCTTGGTGATCGATCTCTCGGCGACGCCGTGGTACGGCTCCGGGTCCCCGAAGCCCGAGGGGACGCTTTTCGAGTGGTTGGTCTCGGACTTCTCGGTCTACGACGCCTTCGAGTCGGGGTTGGTCAAAGTCGTGCGCCTGCCCGACCCGGACGAGCACGGGAAGGTGTACCTCGACCTCTGGGACCTGGTGAAGGGGGCGAAGACCAAAGAGGAGTACTTGCGCGCCTGCAAGGGCGCGATCGCAAGCATCTATTCATCATGGAAAAAGGACTATGACGAGTGGGCGGGTACACTGGAGTTCGCGCGAGGGCCGGCGCCGGTGCTGCTGTGTGTGGCCGACAGCGCCCAGCGGGCGGCATGGCTCTTCGAGCACCTGACGCGCGAGTACGAGCTGCTGCGCAACCCCGACGACGAGGACCGATCGCGCTGGGTCACGATCCAGGTGGACTCCAAGGTCTTCGACGCCGACAAGGGCAATGAAGCAGTGCTACGCGACATGGTCAACACCGTCGGCGTGAAGGGAAAGGCCGGCGAGCACGTGCGCTGCATCGTCAGCGTGAACATGCTCTCCGAGGGCTGGGACGTGAAGAGCGTGACGCACATTCTTGGCCTGCGCGCTTTCGACTCGCCGCTCTTGACGGAACAGATTATTGGCCGAGGTCTACGTCGTACGAACTACGACGTCTTGAACCAACCGCTTGAGGAGCGGCCGGAAGGCAGCGAGGAGACGGTGGACGCCTTCGGGATCCCGTTCGTCGGTTTCCCGGTCGAGAAGCGCAAACGGCCGAAGGCCGGCGAGTGGGGGCACAAGCCCGTCTGGATCGAGCCGGACCCCAAGAAGGAGAGGTATCGAATCACCGTGCCGAACGTGCGCTCGTGGGCGGTCGGCGTAACGGAGTCGCTCGCGGACCTGATTCGGGTAGAGGACCTGCCGCAGATCCGGATCAACCCGAAGGAGACGCCGCCAGACGTGCGCGTGCGACCGGTCGTCGGCGGTGCGCCCGAGGCGGTGATGACCTTGGAGGAGGTCCGCAGAGAATGGCCGGTGCTTCGCACTGCGTTCCTCACAGCCGAGGAGCTGTACCACGAAACGAATCCGGACTCGGCGGGCGATCTCGGCGTCGGTCCCACCTTCGACGAGCTCCTCGAGGTCTCGCGTCGCTACCTTGAGTCGCGGGTGGTGCCGCTGGAGGCCGGTGGTTTGAGGAGCGACGTGCGCGATGTGGCGATCTACTACTGGCGGCGGCAGGCGATTGACGCGCTTGACACGGCCATCCGTGGTGCATGCGCAGCTGGCGTCGAAGCGGTGCCCATTCTCGGCAACCCCGAGTGGCTCGACTCGACGAACCTGCGGCGTTTCCAGTGGACCGGCATCGTCGCCGAGGGCAAGCGCTGCCACACCAACAGAGTGCCCTGCCACACGGAGCTGGAGAAGCGCTTCGCCGACTTCCTCGATACCGCCAAAGATGTCGTACGCTACTCCAAGAACGAGCGGATGGGGTTTTCGGTCACGTACTACGAGAGCAACCGGCCGCGCCAGTACTATCCCGACTTCATCGTAGCCGTTCGCGAGGCGGACGGGCGGGAGGTGATGTGGCTCGTCGAGACGAAAGGCGAGGTGCGGCCGAACACGGCGCTCAAGAGCGAAGCGGCGCGGCTGTGGTGTGAGAAGATGAGCGCCACCAGGTACGGGCAGTGGCGGTACCTGTTCGTCCAGCAGCGGAAACTTGAAACGGCGCTGGCCGCTGGCGCCCGGTCATTGGCGGACCTTGCCGATGCCCTTGTTCGGGCTCGCCCCGAGCCGCAGCTCCGCCTGATCTCCCTCGACGACGAGCGGGTGAAGCGAGAGGCGTTCAAAACGCTGCTTCCCCTCTACTCACTCAAGGCAGCAGCTGGATACTTCGGAAACGGCGAAGCAGTCGAGCCGGAGGGCTGGATCGAAGTCGATGGAATCGGGCGGCTGGACGAGCGGATGTTCGTGTGCCGGGCGGTCGGCCAGTCGATGGAACCGATTATTCGGGATGGGGACTATCTCGTCTTCCGGGCGAAGCCTGCCGGCACGCGGCAGGGAAAGATCGTCCTCGCGCAGTATCGTGGGCCTGCAGATCCCGAGACTGGCGGCTCGTTTACGGTGAAGCGTTACTCCTCGGAGAAGAAATCCGATGAGGAGGGGGGCTGGCGGCACACGAAGGTCACGCTATCGCCGACCA
It encodes the following:
- a CDS encoding Druantia anti-phage system protein DruA, with amino-acid sequence MDLMQDRQKLRQRILRALREQGFGMQDGRLVVPDGQDKAFLRTLHAKAVLHTMERSREGLERHEARLLSFIASGYEVNPEAIQPRLVQVLPDSEEERLFRYCRLHWTVPVSSGYGRRLRFLVFDDSNGKLIGLFGLGDPVFALGPRDRWIGWSHEAKRRRLQHVMDLFILGAVPPYSQLLCGKLIALLATSWEVQQAFRRKYGGQRSYIRRQRLDGRLALLTTTSALGRSSLYNRLVYRGTPVFSSVGFTQGFGEFHFINGLYHDLQRLALAHCEATAKHKRWGEGFRNRRELLRKALPLLGLSRELVYHGVQREIFLAPLASNTREFLINEHQRLYAYRRRASELFAWFRERWLLPRAMRDDSYRSFEPESYRLWNRR
- a CDS encoding DUF87 domain-containing protein, with amino-acid sequence MAAADKDLEKIINETERLGVVGSPSSTAQLALDILGSAVMRKLVGELALFRFSQDTNPHYALGQITEVQLRNIWHEDPTMRSLIRQRGRVDAVSERQDTHLGQMVISAVFRKGGPAGYEPSILGTVPATGTPIHLVTDEVLDELLRPYRDQIFYLGHVYGSKPRLPLWFKHFDSGPDGAGEAYHLGIFGKTGSGKSVLAKMILLAYARYPKMALLVIDPQGEFARDMKKGGTSGEFALPVGDVARKLGKQPVTLTIRNLVLDRWELFEQILFESQFFERLTVPKGENRELACGILSDKLQKGKIKLAELHQRKSFDAAWKLLQDDKVQKVFYRTEASRARFDTALHEADPEEFFNDYWGPVAELFREDRQGAKSINKALAWLLSLTNDDGSARDNRPILVIDLSKEQAKGLFWNDKIQSLVIKRLLDGLAQTAEYFYKEGQSLNALVVIDEAHRLAPRELTSDDDAAKGVRSVLIDAARTTRKYGLGWLFISQTLSSLHPEILQQLRIFFFGFGLALGQEFQSLKQLVGSSGTALDLYQLFRDPHSAFDAKSRQYSFMTIGPVSPLSFSGSPLFLNAFNTVEAFLDANDLSS
- a CDS encoding DUF2283 domain-containing protein; this encodes MKVTYDAETDTLTIVFRDVPIAESDEDKPGVILDYDAAGNLVSIEVLDASKRVEEPRSVTVATTG
- a CDS encoding DEAD/DEAH box helicase family protein, coding for MAYVVDRVVICDAFREPDAHYELLPGGRSRRVAGRRPSMRLRASAKDVKGGIAGVVGKEAGLFDDLSASAAEKNEFVNQLRDKVRAWREDGWPGTAVVTRRLLEWWFERDEERKAVGKRFFFCQQEAVETVIYLYEVKNRYKMPGTNDLLRYALKLATGTGKTVVMALLVTWATLHKRKVSGSSLSANFLVLVPNLTVRDRVSGMPRGDGLDPAGEHNLYDAFEMVPPEYREEFHPNVLVRNWQGILLENKREDWIGEGEVPLEEGRFIPQAVLRAMQRRARQDPNAPIRRLLGGWRDLVVINDEAHHVYGEKRTKKGEDPEYIKWSKILECISKAARVSLVIDLSATPWYGSGSPKPEGTLFEWLVSDFSVYDAFESGLVKVVRLPDPDEHGKVYLDLWDLVKGAKTKEEYLRACKGAIASIYSSWKKDYDEWAGTLEFARGPAPVLLCVADSAQRAAWLFEHLTREYELLRNPDDEDRSRWVTIQVDSKVFDADKGNEAVLRDMVNTVGVKGKAGEHVRCIVSVNMLSEGWDVKSVTHILGLRAFDSPLLTEQIIGRGLRRTNYDVLNQPLEERPEGSEETVDAFGIPFVGFPVEKRKRPKAGEWGHKPVWIEPDPKKERYRITVPNVRSWAVGVTESLADLIRVEDLPQIRINPKETPPDVRVRPVVGGAPEAVMTLEEVRREWPVLRTAFLTAEELYHETNPDSAGDLGVGPTFDELLEVSRRYLESRVVPLEAGGLRSDVRDVAIYYWRRQAIDALDTAIRGACAAGVEAVPILGNPEWLDSTNLRRFQWTGIVAEGKRCHTNRVPCHTELEKRFADFLDTAKDVVRYSKNERMGFSVTYYESNRPRQYYPDFIVAVREADGREVMWLVETKGEVRPNTALKSEAARLWCEKMSATRYGQWRYLFVQQRKLETALAAGARSLADLADALVRARPEPQLRLISLDDERVKREAFKTLLPLYSLKAAAGYFGNGEAVEPEGWIEVDGIGRLDERMFVCRAVGQSMEPIIRDGDYLVFRAKPAGTRQGKIVLAQYRGPADPETGGSFTVKRYSSEKKSDEEGGWRHTKVTLSPTNPEYAPITLSGRDAGSVEVVAEFVTVLRPV
- a CDS encoding DNA double-strand break repair nuclease NurA, producing MESQMSAGTNEQTPFSDLPAALVEEVLGQTKAVADSLLASFQKIRADRGALREQLLKSGRVISESSLGYPPLPTTCAADGSYAIERLLTTDLAAAAAVAVEGLTPPSEKRHWDLPRHKTFIAAEPHQEDTATVLRAVMLGEELRLATNAPHDVVMLDGTLTLPVIYFNQALNKAPEAKDLRCSQEFLGHCAEYLRAYLTLLRSERSDKQHVALPKYSTRREIGTALGWPSGHDDRGMLTLLLNPGELTKPMPLEHPRDAQGNITWHLNTGSLPAEIRREANPLADEIVSALGSVHVFYYKPQEWLPALRVEAAASITDNTHRLATVVQGLKHQSATPSMLEPYPIYLADRTVKALARAIPAFRQVTTQQISEKYGGDIGEVFFAMHGYRSEAGR
- a CDS encoding site-specific DNA-methyltransferase; translated protein: MARKKSNGPKVEKKVTRYTYDEIKEPRTPETGHTPLLPADEQVVTLPMDNGWSKAVVVGKLPDGDERPVVVDMDPAADPVLFWAGKRNKREVPVLPLQRNEIVSESRIAQIIERARKVAEEKSGAARQGHLFADLEKQLRESDRTKRVEFYTHEEGWKNKLICGDSLHVMASLLHYENLRGKVQMIYIDPPYGIKYDSNFQQRVDSTKNDPDDQADDVLTIKAFRDTWALGIHSYLSYLQERLYLCRELLAETGSLFVQINQENLHLVKALLAEVFGAKNELAVIAFRKTSGFSSTLLSVVCDYLVWFAKDVQTVKYRRIYQAKAVSDEGSAYVFVELPDGFRRRLTIEEIENIEKLPEGWRIYRLSDLSAQGEAKEPQPFQFEGVTYYPSPNSHWKTRVEGLARLAEKRRIEATGKRLSYVRYADDFPVSPISNIWDDTVISGFADPKVYAVQTSPKAIQRCIHMTTDPGDLVFDPTCGGGTTAWCAETTGRRWITCDTSRVAINVARQRLLSATFEHYKTRNGKVSGNFIYKTVNRVTLKSLAYDLEPEKVELVDRPEVDKDAIRVCGPFEVMSLGRYSVEDWKGYVVREPGIGEPAKLENYIEVISRLYRKDAAIQGASGLVHAVAENEKEKIAISVGPLSGRVTAKRSTTPSRTRSPQASSRCMCSAGPLRRT